One segment of Brassica napus cultivar Da-Ae chromosome C3, Da-Ae, whole genome shotgun sequence DNA contains the following:
- the LOC106374814 gene encoding uncharacterized protein LOC106374814 isoform X1 produces the protein MFEDYMMDNHPNITSNDMTRGKDEKFAMWCKDYINNASKSFEFPLWMLEFVQGPKHQITSWPMYYSRGYHYHTQSHGQNKKTMNFGVCVPGTTETEYFGLIEEIFMIEYHGAVGLKAMIFKCHWFNIDQRIQRHPSGNVDVCPQMHYDKYDPFILPEQCDQVCYVPYPRLRSRREEWWTTIKVMPRGFFETKEVSQNAIQNNIVDHVISSTNIVRVEAHAVQDDSNYEPMPMINPEDEYLSENDFIDQYDEYSYSDSHSD, from the exons ATGTTTGAAGATTATATGATGGATAACCACCCAAACATAACTTCTAACGATATGACAagaggaaaagatgaaaaatTTGCAATGTGGTGTAAAGATTAC ATTAACAATGCTAGCAAATCATTTGAATTTCCATTGTGGATGTTGGAATTTGTACAAGGTCCAAAGCACCAAATCACGTCATGGCCTATGTATTATTCGAGAGGATATCATTACCACACACAAAGCCATGGACAAAATAAGAAGACAATGAATTTTGGTGTTTGTGTTCCTGGAACTACTGAGACCGAGTATTTTGGACTTATCGAAGAAATATTCATGATAGAGTATCATGGTGCCGTTGGGTTAAAAGCCATGATTTTTAAATGTCATTGGTTCAACATCGATCAAAGAATACAAAGACATCCATCTGGCAATGTTGATGTTTGCCCACAAATGCATTATGACAAGTACGATCCTTTTATATTACCAGAACAATGTGATCAAGTATGTTATGTTCCTTATCCTCGTCTACGAtcaagaagagaagaatggTGGACAACAATAAAAGTTATGCCGAGAGGATTTTTTGAAACTAAAGAAGTTTCTCAAAATGCAAtacaaaacaatattgttgATCATGTGATATCATCCACTAATATTGTGCGAGTCGAAGCACATGCAGTCCAAGATGATTCAAATTACGAACCGATGCCAATGATTAATCCAGAAGATGAATATTTATCTGAAAATGATTTTATCGATCAGTATGACGAATATTCTTATTCAGATTCGCATTCGGACTAA
- the LOC106374814 gene encoding uncharacterized protein LOC106374814 isoform X2 yields MLETWQEEPHQKRSKTNSENASSNPDGLGTHRHTSGSKNHKRYAYDLTVKAGGVAPPVTEVVRMTHTRKDGTFIDKRAEGFVKAAEALALERSQGSCLTDETPSAPSTQQLNAAYIEVATNGKGRVYGLGSIQDIDDEPSETAPASLFTHVAVDGRLTTMEGVVTCLKDDVSGLKEDVIGIKRGIEVLMKMNGVDPVTFEPIQLESDASVRTPQSSQELDQNSPVH; encoded by the exons ATGCTAGAGACTTGGCAGGAGGAGCCACACCAAAAGAGGAGCAAAACGAATTCTGAGAATGCTTCCTCAAACCCAGATGGTTTAGGCACTCACCGTCATACTTCAGGATCAAAAAACCACAAGCGTTATGCTTATGACTTG ACTGTTAAGGCTGGTGGAGTAGCACCTCCAGTCACTGAAGTAGTGCGTATGACCCATACTCGCAAGGATGGCACTTTCATTGACAAAAGAGCAGAAGGTTTTGTGAAGGCTGCCGAGGCTCTTGCATTGGAGCGATCACAAGGTTCCTGTCTGACTGATGAAACCCCATCAGCACCCTCTACCCAGCAGCTCAACGCTGCTTACATTGAA gtGGCAACCAATGGCAAAGGGCGAGTTTATGGGCTTGGTTCGATTCAGGATATTGATGATGAACCAAGTGAGACTGCACCAGCATCTTTATTTACACATGTGGCAGTTGATGGACGCTTGACCACCATGGAGGGTGTTGTAACTTGCTTGAAGGATGATGTTTCTGGCTTGAAGGAGGATGTAATTGGTATTAAGCGAGGCATTGAGGTTCTGATGAAGATGAATGGAGTGGACCCTGTTACCTTTGAACCTATTCAGCTTGAGAGCGATGCATCTGTTCGAACTCCCCAATCAAGCCAAGAACTTGACCAAAATTCTCCCGTACATTAA